The following are encoded together in the Bacteroidota bacterium genome:
- the secY gene encoding preprotein translocase subunit SecY: MKKIITKLKQIWSIDDLRIRIINTLGLLLIYRIGSFITLPGIDPNELGNLAEQGAGGLFGLLNMFAGGAFSRASIFALGIMPYISASIIVQLLTVAVPYFQRMQKEGEDGRNKMNQITRYLTIIVTALQSIAYLTNLQSEVGTAIYNPGVWFSITSVVIMIAGTMFVMWLGERITDKGLGNGISLIIMVGIISRFPGSLFSEIGFKFDGKGGGLVIFLVEMFALISVIAIVIMLVQGTRKIPVNYAKRVQGNRQFGGMRQYLPMKVNATGVMPIIFAQALMFIPITVAQFLSDSDVGYFLRVFSDNTSLAYNLTFALLIIVFTYFYTAITVNPTQIADDLKKNNGFIPGIKPGKNTSEYIDNVMSRITLPGSLFLALVAIFPSIAIILGVNNQFADFFGGTSLLIMVGVVLDTLQQIESHLLMRHYDGFVKSGIKGRSVPQTPTM, from the coding sequence ATGAAAAAAATTATAACCAAGCTAAAACAAATCTGGAGCATAGACGACCTGAGGATTCGTATCATAAACACCCTTGGTCTGTTGCTTATATACCGTATAGGTTCATTTATCACCCTACCCGGTATCGACCCTAATGAGTTGGGAAACCTTGCTGAACAAGGGGCAGGCGGTCTTTTTGGCCTATTGAACATGTTCGCAGGTGGCGCGTTTTCACGTGCATCAATATTTGCATTGGGTATTATGCCATATATATCTGCATCTATTATAGTGCAGTTATTAACTGTGGCAGTACCATACTTCCAACGTATGCAAAAAGAGGGCGAAGATGGACGTAATAAAATGAATCAGATAACTCGTTATCTAACCATTATTGTTACAGCCTTGCAATCAATAGCTTACCTAACAAACCTGCAAAGCGAAGTTGGTACAGCTATCTACAATCCCGGTGTTTGGTTTAGTATCACTTCAGTGGTTATAATGATAGCCGGTACCATGTTTGTAATGTGGCTTGGTGAGCGTATTACTGATAAAGGTTTGGGTAATGGTATTTCACTTATCATCATGGTAGGTATTATATCACGCTTCCCCGGTTCTTTGTTCTCAGAAATAGGCTTCAAGTTTGATGGTAAAGGCGGCGGTTTGGTGATTTTCTTGGTAGAGATGTTTGCGCTGATATCTGTGATAGCAATTGTTATCATGTTGGTACAAGGCACACGTAAAATACCTGTAAACTACGCTAAACGTGTACAAGGTAACAGGCAATTCGGCGGTATGCGTCAATACCTTCCAATGAAGGTAAATGCTACCGGTGTAATGCCTATCATCTTCGCACAAGCTCTTATGTTCATCCCTATTACAGTAGCACAATTCCTATCGGATTCTGATGTTGGATATTTCCTACGTGTATTCTCAGACAATACCTCGTTGGCTTATAACTTAACTTTTGCCTTATTGATTATCGTGTTCACTTACTTCTACACAGCTATCACGGTTAACCCCACACAGATTGCTGATGATTTGAAAAAGAACAACGGTTTCATACCCGGTATCAAGCCCGGCAAAAACACATCAGAATACATTGATAACGTAATGTCTCGCATCACACTACCCGGTTCATTATTCTTAGCCTTGGTAGCCATATTCCCTTCAATAGCCATCATTTTGGGTGTAAACAACCAGTTTGCAGACTTCTTTGGAGGTACATCACTACTAATTATGGTAGGTGTTGTTTTGGATACCTTGCAACAAATAGAGAGCCATTTGTTGATGCGTCACTACGACGGATTTGTTAAATCAGGCATTAAAGGCCGTTCGGTTCCACAAACTCCAACAATGTAA